One segment of Apus apus isolate bApuApu2 chromosome 1, bApuApu2.pri.cur, whole genome shotgun sequence DNA contains the following:
- the LOC127385185 gene encoding histone H3, with the protein MARTKQTARKSTGGKAPRKQLATKAARKSAPATGGVKKPHRYRPGTVALREIRRYQKSTELLIRKLPFQRLVREIAQDFKTDLRFQSSAVMALQEASEAYLVGLFEDTNLCAIHAKRVTIMPKDIQLARRIRGERA; encoded by the coding sequence ATGGCTCGTACAAAGCAGACGGCGCGCAAGTCGACGGGCGGGAAGGCGCCCCGCAAGCAGCTGGCCACCAAGGCGGCCCGCAAGAGCGCGCCGGCCACGGGCGGCGTGAAGAAGCCGCACCGGTACCGGCCCGGCACGGTGGCGCTGCGCGAGATCCGGCGCTACCAGAAGTCGACGGAGCTGCTGATCCGCAAGCTGCCCTTCCAGCGGCTGGTGCGCGAGATCGCGCAGGACTTCAAGACCGACCTGCGCTTCCAGAGCTCGGCCGTGATGGCGCTGCAGGAGGCGAGCGAGGCCTACCTGGTGGGGCTGTTCGAGGACACCAACCTGTGCGCCATCCACGCCAAGCGCGTCACCATCATGCCCAAGGACATCCAGCTGGCCCGGCGCATCCGCGGCGAGCGCGCCTGA
- the LOC127387122 gene encoding histone H4, producing the protein MSGRGKGGKGLGKGGAKRHRKVLRDNIQGITKPAIRRLARRGGVKRISGLIYEETRGVLKVFLENVIRDAVTYTEHAKRKTVTAMDVVYALKRQGRTLYGFGG; encoded by the coding sequence ATGTCTGGCAGAGGCAAGGGCGGGAAGGGGCTCGGCAAGGGGGGCGCCAAGCGCCACCGCAAGGTGCTGCGCGACAACATCCAGGGCATCACCAAGCCGGCCATCCGGCGCCTGGCTCGCCGTGGCGGCGTCAAGCGCATCTCGGGGCTCATCTACGAGGAGACGCGCGGCGTGCTGAAGGTGTTCCTGGAGAACGTGATCCGTGACGCTGTCACCTACACCGAGCACGCCAAGAGGAAGACTGTCACGGCCATGGACGTGGTCTACGCCCTGAAGCGCCAGGGACGCACCCTCTACGGCTTCGGCGGTTAA